A single Acidaminococcus sp. DNA region contains:
- a CDS encoding Hint domain-containing protein has protein sequence MIIAKGNVSTAEGPVPVENLKPGMLVVDRGHRARNLLMVEQVQLHQTLHFERNKDLVLAGNSLLFTLTGLRSAISLKGVRKAMNGRIQMLFEGRKMQEDVMKIKKEEVTGYRLTIEGGKDVLVNGYDVADKEEGVC, from the coding sequence ATGATCATTGCAAAAGGAAACGTAAGTACGGCGGAAGGGCCTGTGCCGGTAGAGAATCTAAAACCGGGAATGCTGGTGGTGGACCGGGGCCATCGGGCAAGGAACCTGCTGATGGTAGAACAGGTCCAGCTCCATCAGACACTCCATTTTGAACGGAACAAAGACCTGGTCCTGGCGGGGAACAGCCTTCTTTTCACCCTTACTGGGTTGCGAAGCGCCATCTCCCTCAAAGGCGTGCGGAAGGCTATGAATGGACGAATCCAGATGCTCTTTGAAGGGAGAAAGATGCAGGAGGATGTGATGAAAATCAAAAAGGAAGAAGTCACCGGCTATCGCCTGACCATCGAGGGTGGCAAGGATGTCCTGGTCAATGGGTACGATGTAGCAGACAAGGAGGAAGGGGTATGCTGA